In the genome of Oceaniferula marina, one region contains:
- a CDS encoding DUF1549 domain-containing protein, with product MKLPSIIFKRQSLLTLALTSLGIAVSGPLFAKPFTQDQVRSTSHSIDQLVASHLQSKQLNANPVIDDASFARRAYVSIAGRIPTAEEAARFIDDPQINKRRELVDSLIQSPGYRSRMFNFWADLLRLQTNQEKFGIGWHLWIQDAVNNNMPYDELVRSMLAADGLATENPAVGYYLRDRNMLLDNVSNTVQVFLGNRIGCAQCHDHPFDDWTQKQYYELAAFTGGTTYRSDSASKRLRELTAYTMKQQGVTQPSGTGKQRSKQARRNQNKARQIARDYGNLFRDFRKNAIADDTRKQLRLPDDYHYNDGKPGDLVEAQTIFGASLDHVEPQDRRQAFAGWVTSSDNPYFTKVIVNRLWAEVFGRGIVDPLDDWSETTRISHPELLDLLCQVMKATDYDVQQFMRVLYHTRLFESAAAATAPARGKAYAFQGPVLRRMSAEELHDSFLVMEYGNRDDIVNQALTRRWDSYKTSVDQLFNMPLPQLVALNKAVDANEKKLLAVRSEAKKIREQALKAKAEGDEERARKLQQKAREVYSRSKKMERQGGDELMSMVMQRNLRVRGQQSLRASEQPAPYKAGSFMRQFGSSDRLTPDAGSEDASIPQALTLLNGQEINRVTDGRGKLASALRDAKTDADRLEVLFLTMYGCRPNTEERQQYESLTSTAAELRTLARAMMNSKRFLFVQ from the coding sequence ATGAAACTCCCATCGATCATCTTCAAGCGCCAGAGCCTGCTTACCTTGGCTCTGACATCACTCGGCATCGCGGTGAGCGGGCCCCTCTTCGCCAAACCATTCACCCAGGACCAGGTTCGCAGCACCAGTCACTCGATCGACCAACTGGTCGCCAGCCACTTGCAATCCAAACAACTCAATGCCAATCCCGTAATCGATGACGCCAGTTTCGCGCGCCGCGCCTACGTCTCGATTGCTGGTAGGATTCCAACTGCGGAAGAAGCCGCTCGATTCATCGACGACCCCCAAATCAACAAAAGGCGTGAGCTGGTGGACTCTCTGATTCAATCACCCGGCTACCGGAGCCGGATGTTCAATTTCTGGGCCGATCTACTCCGGTTGCAAACCAACCAAGAGAAATTTGGTATCGGTTGGCACCTCTGGATCCAGGATGCGGTGAACAACAACATGCCCTACGACGAATTAGTCCGCAGCATGCTCGCCGCCGACGGCCTGGCAACCGAAAACCCGGCAGTGGGATACTATCTGCGCGACCGCAACATGCTCCTGGATAACGTCAGCAACACCGTCCAGGTCTTCCTCGGTAATCGCATCGGCTGCGCCCAATGCCATGACCACCCCTTCGACGACTGGACCCAAAAACAATACTACGAACTGGCCGCTTTCACCGGGGGGACCACCTACCGCAGCGACTCCGCCTCCAAGCGCCTGCGCGAACTGACCGCCTACACCATGAAACAACAAGGGGTCACTCAACCAAGCGGCACGGGCAAACAACGCTCAAAACAAGCACGACGCAACCAAAACAAAGCACGACAAATCGCACGTGACTACGGCAATCTCTTTCGGGATTTCCGCAAAAATGCCATCGCAGATGATACCCGAAAACAGCTCCGCCTGCCTGACGATTACCACTACAACGACGGCAAACCCGGCGATCTGGTCGAAGCACAAACCATCTTCGGAGCCTCCCTCGACCACGTGGAGCCACAAGACCGCCGTCAGGCATTCGCCGGGTGGGTCACCTCAAGTGATAATCCGTATTTTACCAAAGTCATCGTCAACCGGCTCTGGGCCGAGGTTTTTGGTCGCGGTATCGTCGATCCTCTCGACGACTGGTCTGAAACCACACGCATTTCCCACCCGGAATTGCTCGATCTGCTCTGCCAGGTCATGAAGGCCACCGACTACGATGTGCAGCAGTTCATGCGCGTCCTCTACCACACCCGCCTGTTTGAAAGTGCTGCAGCCGCAACCGCTCCAGCACGAGGAAAAGCCTACGCCTTCCAAGGCCCGGTGCTCCGGCGAATGAGCGCCGAAGAACTGCACGATTCCTTTCTCGTCATGGAATACGGCAACCGCGACGACATCGTCAACCAGGCGCTCACCCGCCGATGGGACAGCTATAAAACGAGTGTCGACCAACTATTCAACATGCCCCTGCCCCAACTGGTCGCTCTGAATAAAGCCGTCGACGCCAACGAGAAAAAACTCCTCGCCGTCCGGAGCGAAGCAAAAAAAATCCGAGAACAAGCACTCAAAGCTAAAGCAGAAGGTGACGAGGAACGAGCCCGCAAACTTCAACAAAAAGCACGCGAAGTCTACTCCCGATCGAAGAAAATGGAACGTCAGGGTGGAGACGAACTCATGAGCATGGTCATGCAACGCAACCTGCGCGTCCGCGGCCAGCAATCACTTCGCGCATCCGAACAACCCGCCCCCTACAAAGCCGGAAGCTTTATGCGCCAATTCGGCTCATCCGATCGATTAACCCCCGACGCAGGAAGTGAAGATGCCTCGATCCCGCAGGCACTCACACTGCTCAATGGTCAGGAAATCAACCGGGTGACTGATGGCAGAGGCAAGCTGGCCAGCGCCCTGCGTGATGCCAAAACCGATGCCGATCGACTCGAGGTTCTCTTCCTCACCATGTACGGCTGCCGCCCCAACACCGAAGAACGCCAACAATACGAATCACTCACCTCCACCGCCGCCGAGCTCAGAACCCTGGCGAGAGCCATGATGAACTCCAAACGCTTCCTCTTCGTCCAGTAA
- a CDS encoding DUF1501 domain-containing protein, whose protein sequence is MNPNHLDELSRRGFLATTAKTCFGLTIGGSAARFFSQQAEAADPAVLASGGGTAKSVIYLFMSGGMTHLDTFDPKPEAGSNVMGETKAISTNVDGIQLGHCLPKLAQQMDQVALIRSMSTTQGAHAQGRYYMRTGYAQRSSIVHPAPGAWVERLSDPTRQNQPSTDIPSYITVNCGSGHPGAGFMEARYAPLPIGDASTGLQNSLRRGLSEQHFDQQLALRQQLDADFDARYLKGQKKVRAYNEAFDAAVKLMRSKDLEAFDLSKESQAAHKLYGPSSFSKGVLLARRLVERGVRFIEVEYGGFDWHADNFGLMEEKIPTLDQALAALLHDLKLKGLLDSTLVVLGTEFGRSPKINENAGRNHYPKAFSCLMAGGGIRGGQTYGATDAKGGSVTEGKINAQHFNATIAHALGLPHDQIIYSESKRPFRMGGREGKPLTQLFT, encoded by the coding sequence ATGAACCCGAACCATCTCGACGAACTTTCCCGACGCGGATTTCTCGCCACCACAGCTAAAACCTGCTTCGGCCTGACCATCGGCGGTAGCGCCGCCCGCTTCTTCAGCCAACAAGCGGAAGCCGCCGATCCCGCAGTGCTCGCCAGCGGTGGAGGCACAGCCAAAAGCGTGATCTACCTGTTCATGTCCGGAGGCATGACCCACCTCGACACCTTCGACCCCAAACCTGAGGCCGGAAGTAATGTCATGGGAGAAACCAAAGCCATTTCCACGAATGTCGACGGCATTCAGCTCGGCCATTGCTTACCAAAACTCGCCCAGCAAATGGACCAAGTCGCACTCATCCGCTCCATGAGCACCACCCAGGGCGCCCACGCCCAGGGCCGATACTACATGCGCACCGGATACGCCCAACGCTCAAGTATCGTCCACCCGGCACCCGGTGCCTGGGTAGAACGCCTGAGCGACCCGACCCGACAAAACCAACCATCCACCGACATCCCCAGCTACATCACCGTCAACTGCGGCAGCGGCCACCCCGGAGCCGGCTTCATGGAAGCCCGATACGCCCCCCTCCCGATCGGCGATGCCAGCACCGGCCTGCAAAACAGCCTGCGCCGCGGACTGAGTGAACAACACTTCGATCAACAACTCGCACTACGCCAACAACTCGACGCCGACTTCGACGCCCGCTACCTCAAAGGACAAAAAAAAGTCCGCGCCTACAACGAGGCCTTCGACGCCGCCGTTAAACTCATGCGTAGCAAAGACCTCGAAGCCTTCGACCTCAGCAAGGAAAGTCAAGCCGCCCACAAACTCTACGGCCCAAGCTCCTTTTCCAAAGGCGTGCTCCTCGCCCGCCGACTGGTCGAACGCGGCGTCCGCTTCATCGAAGTCGAATACGGTGGCTTCGACTGGCACGCCGACAACTTCGGCCTGATGGAAGAAAAAATCCCCACCCTCGACCAAGCACTCGCCGCCCTGTTACACGACCTCAAACTCAAAGGGCTGCTCGACAGCACGCTGGTTGTGCTCGGTACCGAGTTCGGACGCTCCCCAAAAATCAATGAAAACGCTGGCCGGAACCACTACCCGAAAGCCTTCTCCTGCCTCATGGCCGGCGGCGGCATCCGTGGCGGCCAAACCTACGGAGCCACCGATGCCAAAGGCGGCAGCGTCACCGAGGGCAAAATCAATGCCCAACACTTCAACGCCACCATCGCTCACGCACTTGGACTCCCCCACGATCAAATCATTTACTCCGAATCCAAACGCCCATTCCGCATGGGAGGCCGCGAAGGTAAACCCCTGACCCAGCTGTTTACCTAA
- a CDS encoding ArsR/SmtB family transcription factor — MSELFSMVEQCKALSDPARLRILRLMLAGDAEGVGERGWSVSQWVKVLRERQYNVSKQLKVMERVGLVARRKRGRKVYYGLGPAVLDGSLQATALRQWVICLPELGELELILRGSSVQMNATVREAQVESLTGRAKHPLRKQSKRRKSRDAGWEDPDMEAPDLATPEVSGDDERVAGDSGLEDSQQLPSNLL, encoded by the coding sequence ATGAGTGAGTTGTTTTCCATGGTTGAGCAGTGTAAAGCTTTGTCGGATCCGGCGCGGTTACGGATTTTGCGGCTGATGCTGGCTGGGGATGCCGAGGGGGTCGGAGAGCGGGGGTGGTCCGTGAGCCAATGGGTGAAGGTCTTGCGGGAGCGGCAATACAATGTGTCGAAGCAGCTTAAGGTGATGGAGCGGGTGGGTCTGGTGGCACGACGGAAGCGTGGTCGGAAGGTGTATTACGGGCTTGGGCCGGCGGTGCTTGATGGTAGCCTGCAGGCTACGGCTTTGCGGCAGTGGGTTATTTGTCTGCCGGAGTTGGGGGAGTTGGAATTGATCTTGCGGGGAAGCAGTGTGCAGATGAATGCCACGGTGAGGGAGGCTCAAGTGGAGTCCTTGACTGGACGCGCGAAGCATCCGCTGCGGAAACAGAGCAAAAGGCGCAAGTCACGGGATGCCGGGTGGGAGGATCCTGATATGGAGGCCCCTGATTTGGCGACTCCGGAAGTGTCAGGGGACGATGAGCGTGTCGCAGGTGACAGTGGTCTGGAGGATAGCCAGCAGCTGCCTTCGAATCTGCTTTGA
- the thrC gene encoding threonine synthase, with protein MRFYSTNTPDTLVDFGEAVLRSLPADNGLYMPETIIPLDDAFWKSWKSMSFSDMAYEVVSTLLQGAIPTEDLRNIIDDALNFPAPTVRLDDQHHVLELFHGPTLAFKDFGARFMARVMAWLTRNSDDPLTVLVATSGDTGGAVASAFHHVEGTRVVILYPSGKVSGLQEKQLTALGGNITALEVDGSFDDCQHMVKSAFLDQETARKHNLTSANSINITRLIPQMLYYFESARQFDTPPVFVIPSGNFGNLTACLIAMNMGLQVKQLVAATNVNDVVPEYLASATYNPRPSVPTLSNAMDVGAPSNFTRMLELFGNDWGAMTETVSGFAFDDQETRDAMRQVHEQYGYTIDPHGAVGYLASEAWLTAHPEDTTIILETAHPAKFPETVGEELGANAVEIPERLACLANEPKVSIPMAAKPQALIDWLQA; from the coding sequence ATGCGTTTCTACAGTACCAACACCCCTGACACCTTGGTTGATTTTGGTGAGGCGGTTCTCCGTTCCCTCCCTGCGGACAATGGACTCTACATGCCCGAAACCATTATTCCTCTCGACGATGCTTTCTGGAAGAGCTGGAAATCCATGAGCTTTTCCGACATGGCATACGAAGTGGTCTCCACTCTCTTACAGGGCGCGATTCCAACCGAAGATTTACGCAACATCATCGACGACGCCCTGAATTTCCCAGCCCCAACGGTCCGGCTTGACGACCAGCACCACGTGTTGGAGCTCTTCCATGGCCCCACCCTCGCATTCAAAGACTTTGGGGCCCGATTTATGGCCCGGGTCATGGCCTGGCTTACCCGCAATTCAGATGACCCCCTGACTGTGCTCGTTGCAACTTCGGGTGACACCGGAGGCGCCGTCGCCAGTGCCTTCCATCACGTCGAAGGCACCCGGGTCGTGATTCTCTACCCGTCCGGAAAAGTCAGTGGTCTGCAGGAAAAACAACTGACCGCACTCGGAGGCAACATCACAGCCCTGGAGGTCGACGGCAGCTTTGACGATTGCCAGCACATGGTAAAATCCGCCTTCCTCGACCAGGAAACGGCCCGCAAACACAACCTGACTTCGGCCAATTCCATCAATATCACCCGTCTGATCCCCCAGATGCTTTACTATTTCGAATCGGCCCGCCAGTTCGATACCCCTCCTGTGTTTGTTATCCCGAGCGGTAACTTCGGCAACCTGACGGCCTGCCTGATCGCCATGAACATGGGACTTCAGGTCAAGCAACTGGTCGCCGCCACCAACGTCAACGACGTCGTCCCGGAATACCTCGCCAGTGCAACCTATAACCCACGCCCCTCGGTGCCCACGCTCTCCAATGCCATGGACGTTGGAGCTCCGAGCAATTTCACCCGGATGCTGGAACTCTTTGGCAACGACTGGGGAGCCATGACCGAAACTGTCAGCGGCTTCGCCTTTGACGACCAGGAAACCCGTGATGCCATGCGGCAGGTGCACGAACAATACGGCTACACCATCGACCCCCACGGTGCCGTCGGCTACCTCGCCTCCGAGGCCTGGCTCACCGCCCACCCCGAAGATACCACCATCATCCTCGAAACCGCCCACCCCGCCAAGTTCCCCGAAACCGTCGGCGAAGAACTCGGCGCAAATGCAGTCGAAATCCCGGAACGTCTGGCCTGCCTGGCGAATGAGCCCAAAGTCTCCATCCCCATGGCCGCCAAACCCCAGGCCCTGATCGACTGGTTACAGGCGTAA
- a CDS encoding sulfatase, whose amino-acid sequence MKRSIFTATLVSSLLTIGASLNAAVRPNILFIAIDDMRPEIGCYGASHVKTPHMNKLAAEGVLFQRAYCQQAICGPSRASILTGMRPDTIGVHGNHSHYRDKKKNLLTLPQFFKTKGYYAAACGKINHGVFPKGKAPKWDTMGDPESWSVPAFRPGPRYYYTETGIKAAQKVFKKRFPQRPLDEWDQYLSFGPLTEAPDVEDHVLYDGQVADRAVKYLREFGKDKDQPFFLAVGMIKPHSPYIAPKKYWGLYQRDQINLAPNPDFPKNAPSYAGHSSGEKRRYTDQKKRGAFTPEDQRKTKHAYYACISYIDAQIGKVLQELENQGLKNNTIVILWSDHGYHLGEQNLWGKTTNYELDTRVALICRAPGKKGNGQPSPALVELVDMYPTLVSLAGFDVPNVCEGKDFSPVLEEPTRAWKPAAFSQYPRGKLKGYAMATHHFRYIEWIAADGSIASRELYDHRNDPMETVNVANQAPYAEDVARLSKLLDRGQGWKKMQ is encoded by the coding sequence ATGAAACGATCCATCTTTACGGCCACTCTGGTATCTTCACTTCTTACCATTGGGGCCAGCCTGAATGCGGCGGTGCGCCCCAACATCCTGTTTATAGCCATCGATGACATGCGCCCCGAGATCGGCTGTTACGGGGCCTCTCACGTCAAGACACCCCACATGAATAAGTTGGCGGCCGAGGGCGTGCTGTTTCAGCGTGCCTATTGCCAACAAGCCATTTGCGGTCCATCCCGGGCAAGCATTCTCACAGGGATGCGCCCGGACACCATTGGCGTGCATGGTAACCACAGCCACTACCGGGACAAAAAAAAGAACCTGCTGACTTTGCCTCAATTTTTTAAAACCAAAGGCTACTATGCGGCGGCCTGCGGTAAAATAAACCACGGAGTGTTCCCCAAAGGCAAAGCCCCGAAGTGGGACACCATGGGAGACCCGGAAAGCTGGAGTGTCCCGGCATTCCGCCCGGGACCTCGCTATTATTACACCGAGACCGGTATCAAGGCTGCCCAGAAGGTCTTTAAAAAACGCTTCCCTCAACGCCCCTTGGATGAGTGGGATCAATACCTGAGCTTCGGACCACTAACGGAAGCTCCGGACGTCGAAGACCATGTTCTCTACGATGGTCAAGTGGCAGACAGGGCGGTCAAATATTTACGCGAGTTTGGCAAGGACAAGGATCAACCGTTTTTCCTCGCTGTAGGCATGATCAAACCTCATTCACCCTATATTGCTCCGAAAAAATACTGGGGCCTTTACCAACGGGATCAGATCAACTTGGCACCCAACCCTGATTTTCCGAAAAATGCCCCGAGCTATGCCGGACATTCCTCGGGAGAAAAACGCCGCTACACCGATCAGAAAAAAAGAGGAGCCTTCACCCCGGAAGACCAGCGCAAAACCAAACACGCCTACTACGCCTGCATCAGCTATATCGACGCCCAAATTGGCAAGGTTTTACAAGAGCTTGAAAACCAAGGGCTGAAAAACAACACCATCGTCATCCTCTGGAGCGATCACGGTTACCACCTAGGAGAGCAAAATCTCTGGGGAAAAACCACCAATTACGAGTTGGACACCCGGGTGGCTCTGATATGCCGGGCTCCAGGGAAAAAAGGCAACGGCCAACCGTCCCCAGCCTTGGTCGAATTGGTGGACATGTACCCGACGCTCGTGTCCCTCGCTGGGTTCGATGTCCCAAACGTCTGCGAGGGCAAAGACTTCTCGCCCGTCTTGGAGGAACCGACCCGGGCGTGGAAACCGGCTGCGTTTTCACAATATCCCCGAGGAAAGCTCAAAGGCTACGCCATGGCAACCCACCATTTCCGCTACATCGAATGGATCGCCGCCGATGGCAGCATCGCATCCCGCGAACTCTACGATCACCGCAATGATCCGATGGAAACGGTCAACGTCGCCAACCAAGCCCCATATGCCGAAGATGTCGCCCGCCTATCCAAGCTGCTGGATCGCGGACAAGGGTGGAAAAAGATGCAATAG
- a CDS encoding DUF1549 domain-containing protein, protein MMDVRHSLSPRRRVLTLLTLLLVTSTSIPAMAAPDSGPEKKETVSEEQLLHAARQIDLKIAKLYKKKKLTVPADATDPVFLRRSFLLVAGRIPSVEEARTFLESDDTNKRQLLIRYLVNSPGYDSHMGNWLLDRLRIREQFENGRSSTPYMQWIRKAVRENLPYDELVRQLLSAEGAIWQNGAVGYYIRDKGMPLDNMAHTMRLFLGTRMECAQCHDHPFDEWERMDFYQLAAFTSGQSEINRGVWSSLWKEIRDAKEERSPLGRMVRFLGDEVYYPSLSGAGKGRIQLPGDYQYGDGDPGEWVGARTPHNKTFGKSTRMSKRRDSDDGLERFSTWVTHPDNERFATIITNRMWNRIIGTPLFDPVDEYVPPEDTSSPELTRYLVDLMQELHFDLKAFQHVLLLTRVYALESVNHKPAPGEKPLFNGRTMKRMNAEQYWDSLVTLIAGNPDKLPLRNESDAIYYGGRPVLIGSLSMPELQQEVLALESPAKLRRYAQQLLQRIDDQKNDQSAPSMMKKRRGGRGALSGIARASELPSPAPKGHVLQIFGQSDRILLDSASIEANATQVLAMLNGEVERLVVANDQAHIHSQSRGSARDRIRSLFFGTLSRPPRLAEMKLMEKEMATRGDAGFRNILSALINTREFIFIP, encoded by the coding sequence ATGATGGATGTCCGACATAGCCTTAGCCCACGCCGCAGGGTGCTGACCTTACTCACCCTGTTGCTGGTGACGTCTACCAGCATCCCCGCGATGGCAGCCCCGGATTCCGGACCAGAAAAAAAAGAAACCGTCAGTGAAGAACAGTTGCTGCACGCTGCACGGCAAATCGACCTGAAAATTGCCAAACTTTACAAAAAGAAAAAACTCACCGTCCCGGCAGATGCCACCGACCCCGTCTTTTTACGGCGCAGTTTCCTACTCGTGGCCGGCCGCATCCCAAGCGTAGAGGAGGCCCGGACCTTTCTGGAGTCGGACGACACCAACAAACGTCAACTCCTCATCCGCTACCTGGTCAACTCTCCCGGCTACGACAGCCATATGGGCAACTGGCTACTTGACCGACTCCGGATCCGTGAACAGTTCGAAAACGGGCGCTCATCCACGCCCTACATGCAATGGATCCGCAAAGCCGTGCGTGAAAACCTTCCCTACGATGAATTGGTCCGGCAACTGCTCTCCGCCGAAGGAGCCATCTGGCAAAACGGGGCCGTCGGCTACTACATCCGCGACAAGGGAATGCCTCTCGACAACATGGCACATACCATGCGCCTCTTCCTCGGCACCCGCATGGAATGTGCCCAGTGCCACGACCACCCGTTCGATGAGTGGGAACGCATGGACTTCTACCAGCTTGCCGCCTTTACCAGTGGCCAATCGGAAATCAACCGCGGTGTTTGGAGCTCGCTCTGGAAAGAAATCCGTGACGCCAAAGAAGAGCGCAGCCCGCTCGGCAGAATGGTCCGGTTTTTAGGCGACGAAGTCTACTACCCCAGTCTGAGCGGGGCAGGCAAAGGCCGGATCCAACTCCCCGGCGACTACCAATACGGCGACGGCGACCCGGGCGAGTGGGTGGGCGCCCGCACCCCGCATAACAAAACCTTCGGCAAAAGCACCCGCATGTCCAAACGCCGCGACAGCGACGATGGCCTGGAGCGTTTTTCCACCTGGGTCACCCACCCCGACAACGAGCGCTTTGCCACCATCATCACCAACCGGATGTGGAACCGGATTATCGGCACGCCGCTATTCGATCCCGTCGACGAATATGTCCCCCCTGAAGACACCAGCTCACCTGAACTCACCCGCTATTTGGTGGATTTGATGCAGGAGCTGCACTTCGACCTCAAAGCCTTCCAACACGTGCTTCTGCTCACCCGGGTTTACGCACTGGAATCCGTCAACCACAAGCCGGCGCCCGGTGAAAAGCCCCTGTTCAACGGCAGAACCATGAAACGCATGAACGCCGAGCAATATTGGGATTCGCTGGTCACCCTGATCGCCGGCAACCCGGACAAACTCCCACTCCGCAACGAGTCCGATGCCATCTATTACGGCGGCCGGCCGGTTCTGATCGGCAGCCTGTCCATGCCCGAGCTACAACAAGAAGTCCTCGCCCTCGAATCTCCGGCGAAACTCCGCCGCTACGCCCAACAACTGCTGCAGCGGATCGATGATCAGAAAAACGACCAGTCTGCGCCTTCGATGATGAAAAAACGTCGGGGCGGACGCGGTGCCCTGTCCGGAATCGCCCGTGCATCCGAACTGCCATCACCCGCCCCCAAAGGCCACGTCCTCCAGATTTTTGGCCAGTCCGACCGCATCCTGCTCGACTCCGCCAGCATCGAAGCCAATGCCACCCAAGTGCTCGCCATGCTCAACGGCGAGGTAGAACGTCTGGTGGTTGCCAACGACCAGGCCCACATCCACAGCCAGTCCCGCGGCTCGGCCCGGGACCGGATCCGCTCACTCTTCTTTGGCACCTTGTCCCGGCCACCCCGACTCGCTGAGATGAAGCTCATGGAAAAGGAAATGGCCACCCGTGGAGATGCGGGATTCCGCAACATCCTCTCCGCCTTGATCAACACCCGCGAATTCATTTTTATCCCATGA